One segment of Primulina tabacum isolate GXHZ01 chromosome 6, ASM2559414v2, whole genome shotgun sequence DNA contains the following:
- the LOC142548134 gene encoding protein trichome birefringence-like 33 isoform X2 has protein sequence MKPPLSSSPCSASASTTLFRKGCLSPYLFTLLAFILFITILQSENFTSYIFRAEFTTDRSFHRDQTISSSTSKFKVEEKLAFAIGESDNNCDIFHGLWVRDESWPIYEEWECPYIQPQLACQAYGRPDKGYQQWRWQPYGCSLPRFNATLFMESLRGKRMMFVGDSLNRGQYISMVCLLHRAVAENGKSLKYSGPNMAFTAKDYNATVEFYWAPLLLESNADHPKKKITDRIIRKGSIDVHGKHWKGVDILVFGCYVWWARGVEYINILRGSFEDEVKDVVKVRTEEAYGLAIEGMMEWCEKNMDPKKTRVFFTSMSPFHQKSSEWGGLPDGNCYNETTLIDDPTYWGYECSKPIMRVISEVFSRSQFPIIFLNVTQISGYRKDAHSSVYKKQWVPLTPEKIANPMSYADCVHWCLPGVPDTWNEFLFSKLFYP, from the exons ATGAAGCCACCACTATCTTCCTCCCCTTGCTCCGCCTCCGCCTCCACCACACTCTTCCGAAAGGGCTGCCTCTCGCCATATCTCTTTACTCTATTAGCATTCATCCTTTTCATTACCATCCTCCAAAGTGAAAACTTTACAAGTTACATATTCCGGGCGGAATTCACTACCGATCGATCTTTTCACCGGGACCAAACTATATCATCTTCCACAAGTAAATTC AAAGTAGAAGAAAAGTTGGCATTTGCAATTGGAGAGAGTGATAATAACTGCGATATATTCCACGGATTATGGGTGCGAGACGAGTCGTGGCCGATCTACGAGGAATGGGAGTGCCCCTACATACAACCACAGTTGGCATGCCAAGCATACGGCCGGCCGGACAAGGGCTATCAACAGTGGAGATGGCAACCTTATGGGTGTTCCCTTCCTAG GTTCAATGCGACATTATTTATGGAATCGCTTCGAGGAAAACGAATGATGTTCGTGGGAGATTCTTTGAACCGGGGACAATACATTTCCATGGTATGCTTGCTCCACAGAGCCGTAGCCGAAAATGGGAAATCCCTGAAATATTCGGGACCAAATATGGCTTTTACTGCCAAG GATTACAACGCAACGGTCGAGTTCTACTGGGCACCTCTTCTGTTAGAATCAAACGCAGACCACCCAAAAAAGAAAATAACTGATAGAATAATTCGTAAAGGGTCCATAGACGTGCATGGGAAACACTGGAAAGGAGTCGATATACTTGTCTTCGGTTGTTACGTGTGGTGGGCCAGAGGAGTAGAATATATCAACATTTT gcGAGGTTCTTTTGAAGATGAAGTAAAAGACGTTGTGAAGGTGCGAACAGAGGAAGCATATGGTTTGGCAATCGAGGGAATGATGGAATGGTGTGAGAAAAATATGGATCCCAAGAAAACGAGAGTCTTCTTCACTAGCATGTCACCTTTCCATCAAAA GAGTAGTGAATGGGGAGGGCTTCCGGATGGGAACTGCTACAACGAAACAACCTTGATAGATGATCCAACATACTGGGGATATGAGTGCAGCAAACCTATAATGAGAGTCATTTCTGAAGTTTTCAGCAGATCACAGTTTCCCATCATATTTCTCAATGTCACGCAAATTTCGGGTTACCGAAAAGACGCGCATTCGTCTGTATACAAGAAACAGTGGGTCCCTTTAACTCCGGAAAAGATTGCAAATCCGATGAGTTACGCCGATTGTGTGCATTGGTGTCTGCCTGGGGTTCCTGATACCTGGAATGAATTCTTGTTCTCTAAGCTTTTTTATCCTTGA
- the LOC142548134 gene encoding protein trichome birefringence-like 33 isoform X1: MKPPLSSSPCSASASTTLFRKGCLSPYLFTLLAFILFITILQSENFTSYIFRAEFTTDRSFHRDQTISSSTSKFEKVEEKLAFAIGESDNNCDIFHGLWVRDESWPIYEEWECPYIQPQLACQAYGRPDKGYQQWRWQPYGCSLPRFNATLFMESLRGKRMMFVGDSLNRGQYISMVCLLHRAVAENGKSLKYSGPNMAFTAKDYNATVEFYWAPLLLESNADHPKKKITDRIIRKGSIDVHGKHWKGVDILVFGCYVWWARGVEYINILRGSFEDEVKDVVKVRTEEAYGLAIEGMMEWCEKNMDPKKTRVFFTSMSPFHQKSSEWGGLPDGNCYNETTLIDDPTYWGYECSKPIMRVISEVFSRSQFPIIFLNVTQISGYRKDAHSSVYKKQWVPLTPEKIANPMSYADCVHWCLPGVPDTWNEFLFSKLFYP; encoded by the exons ATGAAGCCACCACTATCTTCCTCCCCTTGCTCCGCCTCCGCCTCCACCACACTCTTCCGAAAGGGCTGCCTCTCGCCATATCTCTTTACTCTATTAGCATTCATCCTTTTCATTACCATCCTCCAAAGTGAAAACTTTACAAGTTACATATTCCGGGCGGAATTCACTACCGATCGATCTTTTCACCGGGACCAAACTATATCATCTTCCACAAGTAAATTC GAGAAAGTAGAAGAAAAGTTGGCATTTGCAATTGGAGAGAGTGATAATAACTGCGATATATTCCACGGATTATGGGTGCGAGACGAGTCGTGGCCGATCTACGAGGAATGGGAGTGCCCCTACATACAACCACAGTTGGCATGCCAAGCATACGGCCGGCCGGACAAGGGCTATCAACAGTGGAGATGGCAACCTTATGGGTGTTCCCTTCCTAG GTTCAATGCGACATTATTTATGGAATCGCTTCGAGGAAAACGAATGATGTTCGTGGGAGATTCTTTGAACCGGGGACAATACATTTCCATGGTATGCTTGCTCCACAGAGCCGTAGCCGAAAATGGGAAATCCCTGAAATATTCGGGACCAAATATGGCTTTTACTGCCAAG GATTACAACGCAACGGTCGAGTTCTACTGGGCACCTCTTCTGTTAGAATCAAACGCAGACCACCCAAAAAAGAAAATAACTGATAGAATAATTCGTAAAGGGTCCATAGACGTGCATGGGAAACACTGGAAAGGAGTCGATATACTTGTCTTCGGTTGTTACGTGTGGTGGGCCAGAGGAGTAGAATATATCAACATTTT gcGAGGTTCTTTTGAAGATGAAGTAAAAGACGTTGTGAAGGTGCGAACAGAGGAAGCATATGGTTTGGCAATCGAGGGAATGATGGAATGGTGTGAGAAAAATATGGATCCCAAGAAAACGAGAGTCTTCTTCACTAGCATGTCACCTTTCCATCAAAA GAGTAGTGAATGGGGAGGGCTTCCGGATGGGAACTGCTACAACGAAACAACCTTGATAGATGATCCAACATACTGGGGATATGAGTGCAGCAAACCTATAATGAGAGTCATTTCTGAAGTTTTCAGCAGATCACAGTTTCCCATCATATTTCTCAATGTCACGCAAATTTCGGGTTACCGAAAAGACGCGCATTCGTCTGTATACAAGAAACAGTGGGTCCCTTTAACTCCGGAAAAGATTGCAAATCCGATGAGTTACGCCGATTGTGTGCATTGGTGTCTGCCTGGGGTTCCTGATACCTGGAATGAATTCTTGTTCTCTAAGCTTTTTTATCCTTGA
- the LOC142548134 gene encoding protein trichome birefringence-like 33 isoform X3: MKPPLSSSPCSASASTTLFRKGCLSPYLFTLLAFILFITILQSENFTSYIFRAEFTTDRSFHRDQTISSSTKEKVEEKLAFAIGESDNNCDIFHGLWVRDESWPIYEEWECPYIQPQLACQAYGRPDKGYQQWRWQPYGCSLPRFNATLFMESLRGKRMMFVGDSLNRGQYISMVCLLHRAVAENGKSLKYSGPNMAFTAKDYNATVEFYWAPLLLESNADHPKKKITDRIIRKGSIDVHGKHWKGVDILVFGCYVWWARGVEYINILRGSFEDEVKDVVKVRTEEAYGLAIEGMMEWCEKNMDPKKTRVFFTSMSPFHQKSSEWGGLPDGNCYNETTLIDDPTYWGYECSKPIMRVISEVFSRSQFPIIFLNVTQISGYRKDAHSSVYKKQWVPLTPEKIANPMSYADCVHWCLPGVPDTWNEFLFSKLFYP, from the exons ATGAAGCCACCACTATCTTCCTCCCCTTGCTCCGCCTCCGCCTCCACCACACTCTTCCGAAAGGGCTGCCTCTCGCCATATCTCTTTACTCTATTAGCATTCATCCTTTTCATTACCATCCTCCAAAGTGAAAACTTTACAAGTTACATATTCCGGGCGGAATTCACTACCGATCGATCTTTTCACCGGGACCAAACTATATCATCTTCCACAA AGGAGAAAGTAGAAGAAAAGTTGGCATTTGCAATTGGAGAGAGTGATAATAACTGCGATATATTCCACGGATTATGGGTGCGAGACGAGTCGTGGCCGATCTACGAGGAATGGGAGTGCCCCTACATACAACCACAGTTGGCATGCCAAGCATACGGCCGGCCGGACAAGGGCTATCAACAGTGGAGATGGCAACCTTATGGGTGTTCCCTTCCTAG GTTCAATGCGACATTATTTATGGAATCGCTTCGAGGAAAACGAATGATGTTCGTGGGAGATTCTTTGAACCGGGGACAATACATTTCCATGGTATGCTTGCTCCACAGAGCCGTAGCCGAAAATGGGAAATCCCTGAAATATTCGGGACCAAATATGGCTTTTACTGCCAAG GATTACAACGCAACGGTCGAGTTCTACTGGGCACCTCTTCTGTTAGAATCAAACGCAGACCACCCAAAAAAGAAAATAACTGATAGAATAATTCGTAAAGGGTCCATAGACGTGCATGGGAAACACTGGAAAGGAGTCGATATACTTGTCTTCGGTTGTTACGTGTGGTGGGCCAGAGGAGTAGAATATATCAACATTTT gcGAGGTTCTTTTGAAGATGAAGTAAAAGACGTTGTGAAGGTGCGAACAGAGGAAGCATATGGTTTGGCAATCGAGGGAATGATGGAATGGTGTGAGAAAAATATGGATCCCAAGAAAACGAGAGTCTTCTTCACTAGCATGTCACCTTTCCATCAAAA GAGTAGTGAATGGGGAGGGCTTCCGGATGGGAACTGCTACAACGAAACAACCTTGATAGATGATCCAACATACTGGGGATATGAGTGCAGCAAACCTATAATGAGAGTCATTTCTGAAGTTTTCAGCAGATCACAGTTTCCCATCATATTTCTCAATGTCACGCAAATTTCGGGTTACCGAAAAGACGCGCATTCGTCTGTATACAAGAAACAGTGGGTCCCTTTAACTCCGGAAAAGATTGCAAATCCGATGAGTTACGCCGATTGTGTGCATTGGTGTCTGCCTGGGGTTCCTGATACCTGGAATGAATTCTTGTTCTCTAAGCTTTTTTATCCTTGA